A segment of the Buchnera aphidicola (Mindarus abietinus) genome:
GAAGCAGCAGGAAATATTTTATCAAAAGATATAACAGGAGAAGTAGTATTGGAGTTATATAAAGGAACAGCAAGAGTAATACAAAAAAGGTCAATTAATTCCTTGTATTCTCAAGAATATGCAACATTTGGAAAAGAAGAAGTATACGATCAGTCAGATGCAAAAGGATTTATAAATTTATTTTCCTTATCTTCAAAAATAAAAGCAACAAATAAGACTTTTTTAAATAAAAAATCTTTAGATTAAAATGGTTTAACTAAAAAATAGAATATTTTAAAAAACTTTTAATTTTTTTATTGAACAAGGTAATATTATGTCTCTTTGGGGTGGAAGATTTACTGAAGAACCGAATGGGTTTTTTAAAACATTTAATAGATCACTAGATGTTGATTATAAATTAGTTAAACAAGATATTTTTTTGTCAATTCAGTGGTCTAAAGCCTTAAAAAAAATCGATGTTTTAACAGTAGAAGAACAAAAAAAAATTGAAATAGTATTAAATACTATTTTAAAAGAAGTGGAAATAAATTCAAAAATTATATTAGAAAGTCAAGAAGAAGATATTCATAGTTGGATTGAAAAAAAATTAATTTCTTCGTTAGGTTTATTAGGAAAGAAATTACATACAGGAAGAAGTAGAAATGATCAAGTTACTACGGATTTAAAATTATGGTGTAAATATAAAGTCCAAAAAATCTTAAATAATATATACGATTTTAAAAAAAATTTAGTTGATTTAGCTGAAAAAAATCAACGATCTATTATGCCAGGTTATACACATTTACAAAGTGCTCAACCTATAACATTCGCTTATTGGTGTCTTGCATATTTAGAAATGTTTAAACGAGATGAATCAAGACTAAAAGATGCTTTATATCGATTAGATGAATGTCCCTTAGGTTCAGGAGCTTTAGCAGGAACAGCATGGAACATAAATAGAGAGGAATTATCTGATCAATTAGGATTTAGAACAGCTACTAAAAATGCTTTAGATAGTGTTTCAGATAGAGATTATGTCATAGAATTATTATCTGTTGCTTCAATTAGTATGATTCATCTTTCTAGATTTTCTGAAGATTTGATTTTTTTTAATTCCGGGGAAGTTAATTTTATAGAACTTTCCGATTCTATAACTTCAGGTTCTTCTTTAATGCCACAAAAGAAAAATCCGGATGCTTTGGAATTAATTAGAGCTAAATGTGGAAAAGTTTGCGGAAATTTACTTAGTAATATGATATTATTAAAAGGTTTACCATTATCTTATAATAAAGATATGCAAGAAGATAAAAAAAGTTTATTTGAAGCGATGGACATATGGATTAATTGTTTAAAAATTTCTGTTTTAATTTTAAAAAATATTACTTTGAATCTTAAAAATTGTAAAAAATCAGCTAAAAAAGGTTATACTAATGCTACTGAATTAGCTGATTATCTTGTTAAAAAAGGAATTCCTTTTAGAGATGCTCATCATCTTACAGGTAAGATAATTTTGTACGCTAGTAAATTAAATTTATCTTTAGAACAAATTGAATTAACAGAATTTAAAAAATATAGCAAGTTAATTGAACAAGATATTTATAAAAATATAAATTTAGATTCTTCATTGAAAAAAAGAAATTCTTTAGGTGGGGTATCTTTTTCGCAGGTATCTAAAAAAATAGCTTTAGAAAAAAAAATATTAAATAAGTAATATTTTTAAAATAATCTTTTAATGTATTTTTAAAAATATTTTTTAATAAAAAAATAAATATTTAAATTATATAATTTAAATATTTATTTAATAGAATCATAAGTAGATTTTTATATATTAAAAAAAAATAATTTTGTACATATACTCGATTACGGAGAAAAAATATTTTGTGTAAAGAAGTAAATAAAATTTGGGAAAAAATAAAATATGAAGGAGTTAAAGCTATTAAAAAAGAACCTATCTTACATGATTTTTATTATTTTTATTTATTAAAACATAATTCATTTCAAATGGCATTATCAACTATTTTATCTAATAAAATAAATAATTCTTTTTTTTCAAATAAAAAAATTTTAAATATTATTAATACTGTTTACAATTCTGATTTTTCAATTTTAGAAAATGCCATTAGAGATCTTCAAGAGACATATTTGACTGATCCAGTAGTAGATTCTTTATCTATTCCTCTTCTATATTTTAAAGGATTTCACGCTTTACAATTATATAGAATATCTCATTTTTTCTGGAATTCTTCTCAAAAATTATTAGCAACTTATATTCAAAATCAAGTTTCTACGGTTTTTTCAGTCGATATACATCCTGCTGCAAAAATTGGTGCTGGTGTTATTTTAGATCATGCTACTGGAATTGTGATAGGAGAAACAGCTAGAGTTGGAAATAATGTTCAGATTTTACATTCAGTAACTTTAGGAAGTATAGGATCAGCAAAAGGAGATCGGCATCCGAAAGTTCAAAGTGGGGTGATGATAGGAGCAGGAGCTAAAATTTTAGGAAATATAAAAATAGGATCTAATACAAAAATAGGCGCTAATGCTGTGGTTTTATCTTCTATACCTGCAAATACTACGGTTGTTGGCATTCCCGGAAAAATAGTTTAGACATATAAAATAAACTATTCAGTTAATTTTTCAGCGTATTTATTAAACTTTTTTTAAAATTAATTGCTTTAAAATTAGATAACTAAGTCTAATAAATACACTATTTTTTTTTAAACAATTTATTTAAATTAAATTAATTTAAATTATTTACTAACTTTAATTAGTATTAATCATCTAAAAAACTTTTAAGTACTTCAGATCGACTAGGATGTCTTAATTTTCGTAAAGCTTTAGCTTCTATTTGTCGAATTCTTTCTCTTGTAACATCAAATTGTTTCCCTACTTCTTCTAAAGTATGATCAGTATTCATATCAATTCCAAATCGCATTCTTAATACTTTTGCTTCTCTAGGAGTAAGTCCTGCTAAAATATCGTGTGTAACAGAACGAAGACTTTCAGAGGTAGCAGATTCTAAGGGAAGTTCTAATGTAGTATCTTCAATAAAATCTCCTAAATGGGAATCATCATCATCTCCTATAGGAGTTTCCATGGAAATTGGTTCCTTGGCTATTTTTAGTACTTTTCTTATTTTATCTTCTGGAATGAGCATTTTTTCTGATAATTCTTCAGGAGTGGGTTCTCTTCCCATTTCTTGCAACATATTTCTAGAAATTCTATTAAGTTTATTAATTGTTTCTATCATATGAACAGGAATTCTAATAGTTCTAGCTTGGTCCGCAATAGAACGAGTAATAGCTTGTCTTATCCACCATGTTGCATATGTTGAAAATTTATATCCTCTTCGATATTCAAATTTATCAACTGCTTTCATTAATCCAATATTTCCTTCTTGGATTAAATCTAAGAATTGTAATCCTCGATTAGTATATTTTTTAGCAATTGAAATTACTAATCTTAAATTAGCTTCTACCATTTCTTTTTTAGCACGCTTAGCTTTTGCTTCTCCAATGGACATTCTTCTATTAATATCTTTTACTTGTTCTATAGTTAAACCTGTTTCTTTTTCAACTTTTAATAATACATTTGATATAGACAAAATTTTATCTTTTATTTTGTATAGTTTTTCTGACCACGGCTGTTTCATTTTCTTTGCTTGGTATAACCATTTTATATTTGTTTCTTGACCGACAAAAAGATTAATAAATTTTTTTTTAGGCATTTTACATTTTTCAATACATAATTTCATGATTAAACGTTCTTGAGTACGTACTTTATTCATCATATTTCTCATATTATTAACTAAATAATCAAATTGTTTTGGAGCTAATCTAAATTGTTTAAATATTTCAGATAAATTATTTATTTCTGAAATAGTATCTTTATGATTTCTTTTTTTTGATTTTATAGAATAATGAGTTATTAAGTATTGATTACGTAAAGCAAAAAATTTTTCTCGAGCTATTTCTGGATCTATAGTGTTATCTTCTTCATTTGTATTTTCTTTATCTAGGTTATTTTCTTGCTGTTTTAATTCTTCTTCTGTGCTATTAGTAATAGAAGAAATATATTCTTCTATATTTGGATCTACAAATCCTATAATTAAATCAGACAATCTCATTTTTTTGTTTTCTACGCGTTCATATTGTTTTAATAAATAGGTAATTGCTTCGGGATATTCGGCTACAGAAGATTGTACCTGATTAATTCCTTCTTCGATTCTTTTAGCTATATCTATTTCACCTTCTCTTGTAAGTAATTCAACAGTTCCCATTTCACGCATATACATGCGAACAGGATCAGTCGTACGACCTAATTCTGATTCAACGTTAGATAAGACTTGAGCCGCAGCTTCTACAGCATCTTCATCAGTATCTGTTTGTGTTTCATTTAACATAAGTTCATCAGCATCTGGGGCTTTTTCCACCACTTGTATTCCCATATCGTTAATCATTTGAATGATATCTTGAATCTGATCTGAATCAACAATATCATCTGGTAAATGATCATGAATTTCAGAATAAGTCAAGTAGCCTTGTTCTTTCCCATATGTAATTAGTAGCTTGAGCTGAAACTGCGGATTTCGCTGCATAATACTGTATCCATACTTCAGTTAATTAAATTTGTTTTTCAATATAATTTTTATTTAAAAATAAATATTATAAATAAGTTAAAACTAATTGCTATAATATATTTTTTATTATACCATTTAAATCAAATTGTAAAAATTCTTTATTTTATTATTTTAATTTTATAATTTTTTATTTATCAAAAAATAAAATTATTTAGAAAGTTCTTTATTTATTAACCATAATTCTTTTTTTTCAGATATAGTTATATTTTTAATTCGATCTTTGGAAATTAAAGATTCTTGTCTATTTCTTAAAATAATATCAAACAAATTTATTAGTGTATCTAAAAATACATTTTTTATTTCTTTTTGAATAATCATGTGATCCCATTGAATTAATTTTGATAAAATATTTTTTTTAGAATTTCTATATAATTCTAATAATTGACCTGTATTTATATTTTCTTTTTTTTTACAATTATAAAAAATATCTAAAAATAAAGATATTCCTGGGAATTTAACTAATTTTAATTCAGATAAATCTGGAATTATTTTAGCTATTTTAGGATTTTGTATTAATAAAGCAATTAGTATTCGCATTGTATTTTTTTTTATTGTCTTTGTCTTTTTTTTATATTTATAAATTAATGGAATAATTTTTTCTAATTCATATTCTTCTATAATTCCGATCATTTTTCCTAATTTTTTTCTTAAATAAATTTTTGTAATTTGTCCAGGTATTTTATCAATTAGTTTTTTTGATTGAATGCAAAATTTAATTTTTTCTTCTGTGGAAATAATTTTTTTTTTATTTAATAAATTTTGAAATAAAAATTTTGATAAGCTAAAAGCATTCTGAATTCTTTCTCTAAATTTTTTTTCTCCTTCTTTTCTAAGAATTGAGTCTGGATCTTCATTTTTGGGAAGAATAATAAATTTTACAGTTCTTTCATCTGTTAAATAAGGTAAAGTTAGAATTAAAGCTTTCCAAGTAGCTTCTTTTCCAGCATGATCCCCATCAAAACAATAAAGAATATTTTTTGTTATTTTAAAAAGGTTAGAAATTTGTAAGTTAGAAATAGCAGTTCCTAATAAAGAAACAGAATAATTAATATTAAATTGAGATAACATAATTACATCCATATAACCTTCTACGATAAGTAAACGATTTGGATTATTATCTTTTTTATATAATTGATCTATTCCATATAGATTATTTTTTTTATAAAAAATTTCTGTTTCTGGAGAATTAATATATTTAGGATGGGTATTAGAAATATTTCTTCCTCCAAATCCATTGATTTTTCCTTTTTTATCTTTAATAGGAAATGTAATTCTTCCATAGAACCGATCATATATGTTATTTTTAATCTCGATAACCATACCTGAATCTACTAGAAATTTTTTGTTTTCTTCTTTTATTTCAGAATGATCAGATAAAAAATTTTTTTTATTACTTGCGTAACCAATAGAAAATTTTTTTAAACTTTCTTTATTTATACCCCGCTTTAAAATATAATTATAAATATGTATGAATTTTTTTGAATAAATATTTTTTTGATATAAAAAAGAAATCTTATTCATTAAAGAATATATATTTTTTCGTTTGGTATCAATTTTATTTAAAAATAAATATTTTTTTTGATTTGGTAGTATTAATCCATTTTTTTTGGTTAATTCTTTAATACTTTCTAAAAAACTTAATTTTTCATAGTTCATTAAGAAATCAATAACATTTCCATTTTCTTTACACCCAAAACAATAAAAAAATTGTTTTTTAATATTTACAGAAAAAGAAGGAGTTTTTTCATTGTGAAATGGGCAAAGAGAATAATAATTCTCTCCTTTTTTTTTTAATTTTATTCGACTACCAATAAGTTCTATTATATTTGTTCGAACAATTAATTCTTGAATAAAATGTTGAGGAATTTTAGTATTCATATACTATTTTTTTTTACTTATTAAATAATTTCGACCGTACAGTTATGAACGGTCTTTTATAAAAAATATAAATATTAATTTTTTTGTTAGTATTTTTTTAAAATTAATACATTCTTATTTTTTTTAAATTTTCTCGAGATAATTTTTTAGAAAGTCTTTTTACTGCTGAAGACTTAGCTCTTTTTCTTTCAGTTGTTGGCTTTTCATAAAATTCTCTTCTTCGAATTTCGGCTAAAATCCCAGCCTTTTCACAGGATCGTTTAAATCTTCTTAAAGCTATATCAAACGGTTCATTATCTCGAACTTTTATTATTGGCATAATTCAAACCTCATAATATAATTATTTTTATAATTTGATCATAAAAAAAATAATTTTTAAATTAATAGCTTTTAATCCTACCTTATAGAGTATAAGGTTGTAAAGAATCATTTTTTTTAAAATAAAAAATAGGAAATAAATTATGAAAATATTAGGAATAGAAACATCATGTGACGAAACCGGAATAGCAATATACGATACAAATTTAGGTTTAATCGTAAATAAATTATATTCTCAAAGTAGAATTCATTCTAAATATGGAGGTGTAGTTCCGGAATTAGCAGCTCGTAAACATAGTTTAAAAATCATTCCTTTAATTTCCTCGGTATTAAAAAAAATAAATAAAAATAATTTTGTTAATGCCATTGCATATACAGGAGGTCCTGGATTAGTAGGTTCATTATTAGTAGGAGCTACTGTAGCAGCATCTTTATCTTATGCTTGGAAAATCCCTAAGATATCTATTAATCATATGGAAGGTCATTTATTATCTCCTATGTTAAATAGTGATTTAATAAAATTTCCTGCCTTAGCTTTGCTAGTATCTGGTGGCCATACTCAAATTATTCGATGTGATAAAGTAGGAAAATATGTTATTTTAGGAGATTCATTAGACGATGCAGCTGGAGAAGCTTTTGATAAAGTTTCTAAATTATTAGGTTTAGGATATCCTGGCGGAAGAAGAATATCTGAATTAGCTAAAAAAGGAAGATCAAAAAAATTTTTTTTTCCTAGACCTATGACTAATGTTCCAGGATTAAATTTTAGTTTTTCTGGATTAAAAACTTTTACATCGAACATTTATTCTTATTCTTCTAAGGATAATCAATCTAAGGCAGATATAGCTAGAGCATTCGAAGATGCAGTAATCGACACGTTAATAATTAAATGCAGAAGAGCTATAGAAATGACAGGTATCAAAAGATTAATAATAGCAGGAGGTGTTAGTGCAAATATAAAACTAAAAAAAGAAGCAAAGAAAATGATAAATATTTATCAAGGATCATTGTATGTTCCTTCAAAAAAATTTAGTACAGATAACGCTGCTATGATCGCATATGCAGGGTCATTAAGATATAAAAAACATAAGGATTTTTCTTTAAAAATTTCAATCAATCCTAAATGGTCGATTGCAGATTTAGTTAGTATTTAATTAATATTTTTTTATTTTAAATATTAAATTTTTATTTAAAAAAAATTAAGTTACTTGGTTCAGTAACTTAAAATAAAAATATAAAAATGTGATTGTTAATTTAGATAGTTAATAAATAGATATAACTGTTAGTAAATGTATAAATGTTTATATCTTTTTTATATAATCAATTATGTCTTTAATAGTTAGAACAGCCATGTTATTTTTTTTAGAAAAAATAATAATATCAGGAACACGAGCCATAGACCCATTTTTATTTGTTAATTCCGATAAAACAGCTGTAGGACTAAATCCTGCTAATTTGATTAATTCAATTGAAGCTTCCGTATGCCCCTCTCTAGCGAACAAGCCATTTTTATCTGCACATAGAGGAAAAACGTGTCCAGGTCGATTTAAATCTTCTGGTTTAGCTGTGTTTGATATTGCTGTTTTGATAGTAGTAATTCTGTCTTGAGCGGATACTCCAGTGGAAACTCCTTTAGCCGCTTCAATAGATACTGTAAATCTAGTTCCATAAGTGCTAGTATTATTTTCAACCATCATAGGTAAAAGTAGTTCTTTTCGTTTTTTTTCTGTAATACATAAACAAATAATTCCACTCCCATATCTAATAGAAAAAGCCATTTGTTTAATCGTCATCATTTCACTAGAAAATACTAAATCTCCTTCATTTTCCCTATTTTCATTATCTATTAAAATTATTCCATTTCCATGTTTTAGCTCTCGAATTGCCGTTAATACTCTATTTTTAGAATTTCCGAATTCTTTTAATAATTTTTTTTTCATAAATTTTCCTGTTTTTTTAAAATTAAATAAAATTTAATTTTTTTTAATATAAAAATCACTATTTTTTAGTAGTAATTTAAATAAAAAATAAATATTTTTTTTAAGAAATATTTAGTTATTATTTATTTTTATAGAAAAATTATCAAGTTTAATAATATTAGATTTTTTATATAAATTTATATTTTCAGAAAATTTATTTAACAATAGAAATCATTTTATAGTCCTGAAAGAATTTAATTTTTTCTAACATTTCTTCTTTACTAATAGTTGCTGTACCTATTTTTTCGACAACTATTCCTGCTGCTATATTAGAGTACCAACAAGCTTTTTTAAAAGATTTTCCTAATGATAATACAAGACTAATCAATGATATAACGGTATCTCCTGCTCCAGTTGGATCATTTGCGTTTTTTGATAGAGATGAAAAATGAATTGAATTTTTTTTATTTTCTATTAATGTCATACCAAGTTCAGATTGTGTGACTAGTAGAGCAGATAACTGTAATTTAGAAATTAATGATTTTCCTTTATTAATAATATCTAACTTATTTTTACATGTACCTACCATACTTTGAAATTCTTCTAGATTAGGCGTTAATAATGTAGCACCAAAATATTTTAAAATATTTTCTTTTTTTGGATCAATTATTACAGGAATAGATAATTTTCTTGCAATTTTAATAATTTTTTGCGTGCATACTAAAGTTCCTTTGTTATAGTCAGATATAATGATTACATTATAA
Coding sequences within it:
- the rfaE1 gene encoding D-glycero-beta-D-manno-heptose-7-phosphate kinase, with translation MSDIISNFKKSNILIIGDIILDQYWYVTDRKNTFEKSAPIMNIKNIENRAGGAANVAKNISKIGGNAHLIGIIGSDAEGKIIKNLLKRINLKYDLIVSYNRKTIKKIRIISKKNQLMRLDLEKKYFIEKKEKIFELVKKIIKNYNVIIISDYNKGTLVCTQKIIKIARKLSIPVIIDPKKENILKYFGATLLTPNLEEFQSMVGTCKNKLDIINKGKSLISKLQLSALLVTQSELGMTLIENKKNSIHFSSLSKNANDPTGAGDTVISLISLVLSLGKSFKKACWYSNIAAGIVVEKIGTATISKEEMLEKIKFFQDYKMISIVK
- the cysE gene encoding serine O-acetyltransferase, whose protein sequence is MCKEVNKIWEKIKYEGVKAIKKEPILHDFYYFYLLKHNSFQMALSTILSNKINNSFFSNKKILNIINTVYNSDFSILENAIRDLQETYLTDPVVDSLSIPLLYFKGFHALQLYRISHFFWNSSQKLLATYIQNQVSTVFSVDIHPAAKIGAGVILDHATGIVIGETARVGNNVQILHSVTLGSIGSAKGDRHPKVQSGVMIGAGAKILGNIKIGSNTKIGANAVVLSSIPANTTVVGIPGKIV
- the rpoD gene encoding RNA polymerase sigma factor RpoD, translating into MQRNPQFQLKLLITYGKEQGYLTYSEIHDHLPDDIVDSDQIQDIIQMINDMGIQVVEKAPDADELMLNETQTDTDEDAVEAAAQVLSNVESELGRTTDPVRMYMREMGTVELLTREGEIDIAKRIEEGINQVQSSVAEYPEAITYLLKQYERVENKKMRLSDLIIGFVDPNIEEYISSITNSTEEELKQQENNLDKENTNEEDNTIDPEIAREKFFALRNQYLITHYSIKSKKRNHKDTISEINNLSEIFKQFRLAPKQFDYLVNNMRNMMNKVRTQERLIMKLCIEKCKMPKKKFINLFVGQETNIKWLYQAKKMKQPWSEKLYKIKDKILSISNVLLKVEKETGLTIEQVKDINRRMSIGEAKAKRAKKEMVEANLRLVISIAKKYTNRGLQFLDLIQEGNIGLMKAVDKFEYRRGYKFSTYATWWIRQAITRSIADQARTIRIPVHMIETINKLNRISRNMLQEMGREPTPEELSEKMLIPEDKIRKVLKIAKEPISMETPIGDDDDSHLGDFIEDTTLELPLESATSESLRSVTHDILAGLTPREAKVLRMRFGIDMNTDHTLEEVGKQFDVTRERIRQIEAKALRKLRHPSRSEVLKSFLDD
- the ribB gene encoding 3,4-dihydroxy-2-butanone-4-phosphate synthase; protein product: MKKKLLKEFGNSKNRVLTAIRELKHGNGIILIDNENRENEGDLVFSSEMMTIKQMAFSIRYGSGIICLCITEKKRKELLLPMMVENNTSTYGTRFTVSIEAAKGVSTGVSAQDRITTIKTAISNTAKPEDLNRPGHVFPLCADKNGLFAREGHTEASIELIKLAGFSPTAVLSELTNKNGSMARVPDIIIFSKKNNMAVLTIKDIIDYIKKI
- the argH gene encoding argininosuccinate lyase — translated: MSLWGGRFTEEPNGFFKTFNRSLDVDYKLVKQDIFLSIQWSKALKKIDVLTVEEQKKIEIVLNTILKEVEINSKIILESQEEDIHSWIEKKLISSLGLLGKKLHTGRSRNDQVTTDLKLWCKYKVQKILNNIYDFKKNLVDLAEKNQRSIMPGYTHLQSAQPITFAYWCLAYLEMFKRDESRLKDALYRLDECPLGSGALAGTAWNINREELSDQLGFRTATKNALDSVSDRDYVIELLSVASISMIHLSRFSEDLIFFNSGEVNFIELSDSITSGSSLMPQKKNPDALELIRAKCGKVCGNLLSNMILLKGLPLSYNKDMQEDKKSLFEAMDIWINCLKISVLILKNITLNLKNCKKSAKKGYTNATELADYLVKKGIPFRDAHHLTGKIILYASKLNLSLEQIELTEFKKYSKLIEQDIYKNINLDSSLKKRNSLGGVSFSQVSKKIALEKKILNK
- the dnaG gene encoding DNA primase, whose amino-acid sequence is MNTKIPQHFIQELIVRTNIIELIGSRIKLKKKGENYYSLCPFHNEKTPSFSVNIKKQFFYCFGCKENGNVIDFLMNYEKLSFLESIKELTKKNGLILPNQKKYLFLNKIDTKRKNIYSLMNKISFLYQKNIYSKKFIHIYNYILKRGINKESLKKFSIGYASNKKNFLSDHSEIKEENKKFLVDSGMVIEIKNNIYDRFYGRITFPIKDKKGKINGFGGRNISNTHPKYINSPETEIFYKKNNLYGIDQLYKKDNNPNRLLIVEGYMDVIMLSQFNINYSVSLLGTAISNLQISNLFKITKNILYCFDGDHAGKEATWKALILTLPYLTDERTVKFIILPKNEDPDSILRKEGEKKFRERIQNAFSLSKFLFQNLLNKKKIISTEEKIKFCIQSKKLIDKIPGQITKIYLRKKLGKMIGIIEEYELEKIIPLIYKYKKKTKTIKKNTMRILIALLIQNPKIAKIIPDLSELKLVKFPGISLFLDIFYNCKKKENINTGQLLELYRNSKKNILSKLIQWDHMIIQKEIKNVFLDTLINLFDIILRNRQESLISKDRIKNITISEKKELWLINKELSK
- the tsaD gene encoding tRNA (adenosine(37)-N6)-threonylcarbamoyltransferase complex transferase subunit TsaD, producing the protein MKILGIETSCDETGIAIYDTNLGLIVNKLYSQSRIHSKYGGVVPELAARKHSLKIIPLISSVLKKINKNNFVNAIAYTGGPGLVGSLLVGATVAASLSYAWKIPKISINHMEGHLLSPMLNSDLIKFPALALLVSGGHTQIIRCDKVGKYVILGDSLDDAAGEAFDKVSKLLGLGYPGGRRISELAKKGRSKKFFFPRPMTNVPGLNFSFSGLKTFTSNIYSYSSKDNQSKADIARAFEDAVIDTLIIKCRRAIEMTGIKRLIIAGGVSANIKLKKEAKKMINIYQGSLYVPSKKFSTDNAAMIAYAGSLRYKKHKDFSLKISINPKWSIADLVSI
- the rpsU gene encoding 30S ribosomal protein S21, with translation MPIIKVRDNEPFDIALRRFKRSCEKAGILAEIRRREFYEKPTTERKRAKSSAVKRLSKKLSRENLKKIRMY